The following are encoded in a window of Solidesulfovibrio magneticus RS-1 genomic DNA:
- the ispG gene encoding flavodoxin-dependent (E)-4-hydroxy-3-methylbut-2-enyl-diphosphate synthase: MQETLPLSPRRRTRTVRIGAVGVGGDNPVRVQSMTNTDTRDVDATLAQIQALTEAGCEIVRLAVLDEAAAQALAAIRAATNVPLVADIHFDHRLAVAALEAGVDALRINPGNIGSEAAVDTVVAAAKAHGAPIRIGVNSGSVAKHLLKKYGGPTAQAMVESALEHIALLEARDFHDIKVSLKSSSVLRTIAAYRLLAAKVDYPLHIGVTEAGTPMRGAVKSAVGLGVLLAEGIGDTLRVSLTGDPVTEIGVAYEILRSLELRARGPEIISCPTCGRTEIDLVGLAEAVEERLRGVPEIFTVAVMGCVVNGPGEAREADIGIAGGRDCGIIFRKGEILGKVRGADKLIPAFMDELERFITEKKESPCD, from the coding sequence ATGCAAGAAACCCTGCCTCTTTCGCCGCGTCGCCGGACCCGAACCGTGCGCATCGGCGCGGTCGGCGTTGGCGGTGACAATCCCGTGCGCGTCCAGAGCATGACCAACACCGACACCCGGGACGTGGACGCCACCCTGGCCCAAATCCAGGCCTTGACCGAGGCCGGCTGTGAGATCGTGCGCCTGGCCGTCCTCGACGAGGCCGCCGCCCAGGCCCTTGCCGCCATCCGCGCCGCCACCAACGTCCCGCTTGTGGCCGACATCCATTTCGACCACCGCCTGGCCGTGGCCGCCCTGGAAGCCGGGGTGGACGCGCTTCGCATCAATCCCGGCAACATCGGCTCCGAGGCCGCCGTGGATACGGTGGTGGCCGCGGCCAAGGCCCACGGCGCGCCCATCCGCATCGGCGTCAACTCCGGCTCCGTGGCCAAGCATCTGCTCAAGAAATACGGCGGCCCGACCGCCCAGGCCATGGTGGAAAGCGCCCTGGAGCACATCGCCCTGCTCGAAGCCCGGGATTTTCACGACATCAAGGTGTCGCTCAAGTCCTCCTCGGTGTTGCGCACCATCGCCGCCTACCGCCTGCTCGCCGCCAAGGTCGATTATCCGCTGCACATCGGCGTCACCGAGGCCGGAACCCCCATGCGCGGGGCGGTCAAGTCCGCCGTGGGCCTGGGCGTGCTTCTGGCCGAAGGCATCGGCGACACCCTGCGCGTGTCGCTGACCGGCGACCCGGTGACGGAAATCGGCGTGGCCTACGAAATCCTGCGCTCCCTGGAACTGCGCGCGCGCGGCCCGGAAATCATCTCCTGCCCGACTTGCGGGCGCACCGAGATCGACCTGGTCGGCCTGGCCGAGGCCGTGGAGGAGCGCTTGCGCGGCGTGCCCGAAATATTCACCGTCGCCGTCATGGGCTGCGTGGTCAACGGCCCGGGCGAGGCCCGCGAGGCTGACATCGGCATCGCCGGCGGGCGCGACTGCGGCATCATCTTCCGCAAGGGCGAGATCCTCGGCAAGGTGCGCGGCGCGGACAAGCTTATTCCCGCCTTCATGGACGAACTGGAACGCTTCATTACCGAAAAAAAGGAATCCCCATGCGACTGA
- a CDS encoding STAS domain-containing protein gives MRTILVIDDERPTLQMFELYLGAYGYKTLTAASGEEGLAVFDAQTPPIVLTDIKMPGMDGLQVLEAIKARRPETEVIVITGHGDTDLALAALGLRATDFIDKPIRRETLEAALGRANGRLDMAEAAGSGGDVAAACEETVGVIHIRGSLCGESEPYLTKAFRELDDAVGVLFDFTPNASINGAGLDVLASVAETCRASGRPAAVYGLAENFVRILDRLGITDKAPRFTDRGEALAYLAKTTS, from the coding sequence ATGCGCACCATCCTGGTCATCGATGACGAACGGCCCACCCTGCAGATGTTCGAACTCTATCTTGGAGCCTACGGCTACAAAACCCTGACCGCCGCCAGCGGCGAGGAGGGACTGGCCGTATTTGACGCCCAGACCCCGCCCATCGTGCTCACCGACATCAAGATGCCCGGCATGGACGGCCTGCAAGTGCTGGAGGCGATCAAGGCCCGGCGGCCCGAAACCGAGGTCATCGTCATTACCGGCCACGGCGACACCGACCTGGCCCTGGCCGCTCTGGGGCTTCGGGCCACGGATTTTATCGACAAACCCATCCGTCGCGAGACCCTGGAAGCCGCCCTTGGCCGGGCCAACGGCCGCTTGGACATGGCCGAGGCCGCCGGTAGTGGCGGCGACGTGGCTGCCGCCTGTGAAGAGACCGTTGGCGTCATCCATATCCGAGGCAGTCTCTGCGGCGAAAGCGAACCCTATCTGACCAAGGCCTTTCGGGAACTCGACGACGCCGTGGGGGTGCTTTTCGACTTCACGCCCAACGCCTCGATCAACGGCGCTGGTCTGGACGTTCTGGCCAGCGTGGCCGAGACCTGCCGGGCCTCGGGCCGCCCTGCCGCCGTGTATGGGTTGGCCGAAAACTTCGTGCGCATTCTCGACCGCCTGGGCATCACCGACAAGGCCCCGCGTTTTACCGACCGGGGCGAGGCCTTGGCCTATCTGGCCAAAACGACTTCGTGA
- a CDS encoding 4Fe-4S dicluster domain-containing protein, which yields MTGKSFFVDLSRCTGCRGCQIACKQWKNKPVEPTENTGSHQNPPDLSWQTLKVLRFSEKTIDGKFQWLFFPDQCRHCLDAPCKMVGDSEVPDAIVQDPQTGAVVFTEKCKGLSAGGVREACPYDIPRVDPATKLMYKCDLCNDRIHAGLLPSCVQTCPTGTMNFGDRDEMLALAKDRLAKLKPKFPKAELVDADSVRVIFLTPFPPSAYYKYVQFGDAGPRPLSRKAFLAKVMRPLRAFG from the coding sequence ATGACTGGAAAGAGCTTCTTTGTCGACCTGTCGCGCTGCACCGGCTGTCGGGGCTGCCAGATCGCCTGCAAGCAGTGGAAGAACAAACCCGTGGAACCCACGGAAAACACCGGCTCCCATCAGAATCCGCCGGATCTGTCCTGGCAGACGCTCAAAGTGCTGCGGTTTTCCGAGAAAACCATTGACGGCAAGTTCCAGTGGCTGTTTTTCCCGGACCAGTGCCGCCACTGCCTGGACGCGCCGTGCAAGATGGTGGGCGACTCCGAAGTGCCCGACGCCATCGTCCAGGACCCCCAGACCGGGGCCGTGGTCTTCACGGAAAAGTGCAAGGGGTTGTCCGCCGGCGGCGTGCGTGAGGCCTGTCCTTACGACATTCCCCGGGTCGATCCGGCCACCAAGCTCATGTACAAGTGCGACCTGTGCAACGACCGCATTCATGCCGGCCTGCTGCCCTCGTGCGTGCAGACCTGTCCCACCGGGACCATGAACTTCGGCGATCGCGACGAAATGCTGGCCCTGGCCAAGGACCGTCTGGCCAAACTCAAACCCAAGTTCCCCAAGGCCGAACTGGTGGACGCCGATTCGGTGCGGGTCATCTTCCTGACCCCGTTCCCGCCCAGCGCCTACTATAAATACGTCCAGTTCGGAGACGCCGGCCCACGGCCCCTGAGCCGCAAGGCCTTCCTGGCCAAGGTCATGCGCCCGCTTCGGGCCTTCGGTTAG
- a CDS encoding ABC transporter substrate-binding protein — protein MRSPFFFVWPRRLRIAALVVAAVFLAGCSGPSSPDAGSAASPGVTGNTVVVGCSLPLTGHASYLGKQTLYGALAYLNAVNEGGGVAGRTIKLITLDDGYDPPRCVANTQQLIVEDQVFCLFSYVGTPTTAKIIPLLEEARVPLVGSFTGADLLRFPFRRYIVNIRASYYQETAAAVEHLVQDLGLERVGVFYQYDAYGFDGLKGTEMALKDRGLAPVARGSYIRGSMDVEEGVGRILEAKPQAIVMIGAYGPCAKAIKLARARGYKGLFYAVSFVGADEIARILGPGDDTPLVMSQVVPPPDLPEATSLLTGVMDYARLLARSFPDERPNVVGLEGFINARVLVEGLRRCGRELTRERFLDAIESIQDFSVGIASPVSYGRDRRQGLDRVYFTRFDRGRFHMVTDWAGIKDALEAGRAVKVVPNEQDGREAAPSPASGG, from the coding sequence ATGCGCAGCCCGTTTTTTTTTGTCTGGCCAAGGCGCTTGCGGATTGCGGCTCTCGTTGTCGCTGCCGTGTTCCTGGCCGGTTGTTCGGGGCCGTCCTCGCCCGACGCCGGGTCGGCAGCATCGCCGGGCGTTACCGGCAACACCGTGGTCGTGGGTTGTTCCCTGCCGCTCACCGGACACGCCAGCTACCTCGGCAAGCAGACCCTCTACGGCGCGCTGGCCTATTTAAACGCCGTCAACGAGGGCGGCGGCGTGGCCGGCCGGACCATCAAGCTCATCACTCTGGATGACGGCTACGATCCACCGCGCTGCGTGGCCAACACCCAGCAGCTCATAGTCGAGGACCAGGTCTTTTGCCTTTTTAGCTACGTGGGCACGCCCACCACCGCCAAGATCATTCCGCTTTTGGAGGAAGCCCGGGTGCCCCTGGTCGGCAGCTTCACCGGCGCCGACCTCCTGCGCTTCCCCTTCCGCCGCTACATCGTCAACATCCGCGCCTCCTACTACCAGGAAACCGCCGCCGCCGTGGAGCATCTCGTCCAGGATCTGGGCCTGGAGCGGGTGGGTGTGTTCTACCAGTACGACGCCTACGGCTTTGACGGCCTCAAGGGCACGGAGATGGCGCTCAAGGACCGGGGGTTGGCTCCGGTGGCGCGCGGTTCCTACATCCGGGGCTCCATGGACGTGGAGGAGGGCGTGGGCCGCATCCTGGAGGCCAAGCCCCAGGCCATCGTCATGATCGGGGCCTACGGTCCCTGCGCCAAGGCCATCAAGCTGGCCCGGGCCAGGGGCTACAAAGGGCTTTTCTACGCCGTGTCCTTTGTGGGGGCCGACGAAATCGCCCGCATCCTCGGTCCCGGCGACGACACGCCGCTGGTCATGTCCCAGGTCGTGCCGCCCCCGGATCTGCCCGAGGCCACTTCGCTTTTAACGGGCGTCATGGACTACGCGCGCCTGCTCGCCCGCTCCTTCCCCGACGAGCGGCCAAATGTTGTCGGCCTGGAGGGCTTCATCAACGCCCGGGTGCTGGTCGAGGGCTTGCGGCGCTGCGGCCGGGAACTCACCCGGGAGCGCTTCCTTGACGCCATCGAATCCATCCAGGACTTTTCCGTGGGCATCGCCAGTCCCGTCAGCTACGGCAGGGATCGCCGCCAGGGCCTGGACCGGGTCTATTTCACCCGCTTTGACCGGGGCCGTTTCCACATGGTCACGGACTGGGCCGGCATCAAGGACGCCCTGGAAGCCGGGCGCGCCGTCAAGGTCGTCCCCAACGAGCAGGACGGGCGCGAGGCCGCCCCGTCTCCGGCTTCGGGCGGCTGA
- a CDS encoding ATP-binding protein, with translation MPFLPQRVSLKLKMFGGTMAVVLLVSAVIAILARWILVTSLNRELEQRGVAIGQSIAERASGFILDKDRPNLVSLVFDAAQLGERKVLVSYIFISDNDGRILANTFIRPFPADLRGINPLPENKDYSIDLVDFDRSQAIDIAVPVREGIYTLGAVHVGLSKSHIDSLVGKLRTTFLGFITAVTVVMFLIVLRLSNAVARPLSRLTQAADAISRGSLDAPEAMLGLSDDAIKHCQAYADTDLPCWHFDQNRGEGEPTSQAASRTCRECRFYRKEGGGDEVAQLAESFSNMIWSIRLYRRRLRESEEKYRSLFDSNPDPVFVVEAATGRILDANSQAEAVYGYGRKELVGRGLAELEPDADGGVAAYLADRDAPERVLFPKLRHVRKDGEPLYVNVHACRIAYRARDAVIVSATDITELVEKDAQLIQASKMKTLGEMSAGIAHELNQPLNAIKMGSDYLKMVAETGGLPSPVALAAVTGQVSEQVDRAAAIIGHLRDFGRKSEPKLEYVDINEPIKGVFTIIGHELALQGIEVVLRLAAVAPIKAHANRLEQVFFNLVVNARDAMTGISCPAERPRRLTIVSESRDGLVDVSVADTGCGIPEAARRKIFEPFFTTKQTGQGMGLGLAITYGIVRDYGGEIEVESAPEKGSVFRLTFPVARDRGERGP, from the coding sequence ATGCCGTTTTTGCCCCAGCGCGTCAGCCTCAAGCTCAAGATGTTCGGCGGCACCATGGCCGTGGTGCTCCTGGTCAGCGCCGTCATCGCCATATTGGCCCGTTGGATCCTGGTCACCAGCCTCAACCGGGAACTCGAACAGCGCGGCGTGGCCATTGGCCAGAGCATCGCCGAACGGGCCAGCGGATTCATCCTCGACAAGGACCGGCCAAACCTCGTCAGTCTGGTCTTTGACGCCGCCCAGCTCGGCGAACGCAAAGTCCTCGTCTCGTATATCTTTATCAGCGACAATGACGGCCGCATCCTGGCCAACACCTTCATACGTCCCTTTCCGGCCGACCTGCGCGGCATCAATCCCCTGCCCGAAAACAAGGATTACAGCATCGACCTGGTCGATTTCGACCGGTCCCAGGCCATCGACATCGCCGTGCCCGTGCGCGAGGGCATCTACACTCTGGGCGCGGTCCATGTGGGCCTGTCCAAGAGCCACATTGACTCCCTGGTCGGCAAGCTGCGCACCACATTTCTGGGCTTCATCACGGCCGTCACTGTGGTCATGTTTCTCATCGTCCTGCGCCTGTCCAACGCCGTGGCCCGGCCGCTGTCGCGCCTGACCCAGGCCGCCGACGCCATTAGCCGGGGAAGCCTCGACGCTCCCGAGGCCATGCTGGGGCTTTCCGACGACGCCATCAAGCACTGCCAGGCCTACGCCGACACCGACCTGCCTTGCTGGCACTTCGACCAGAACCGGGGCGAGGGCGAGCCGACCAGCCAGGCCGCCTCGCGCACCTGCCGGGAGTGCCGGTTCTACCGCAAGGAGGGCGGCGGCGACGAGGTGGCCCAGCTCGCCGAGTCCTTCAGCAACATGATCTGGAGCATCCGGCTCTACCGCCGCCGGCTGCGCGAGTCCGAGGAAAAATACCGTTCGCTTTTCGACAGCAACCCCGACCCGGTCTTCGTGGTCGAGGCGGCCACCGGCCGCATCCTCGACGCCAACTCCCAGGCCGAGGCCGTCTACGGCTACGGCCGCAAGGAACTGGTGGGCCGGGGATTGGCCGAACTTGAACCCGACGCCGACGGCGGGGTGGCCGCCTATCTGGCCGACCGCGACGCGCCCGAGCGGGTGCTGTTTCCCAAGCTGCGCCATGTGCGCAAGGACGGCGAACCGCTCTACGTCAACGTCCACGCTTGCCGTATCGCCTACCGAGCCCGGGACGCGGTCATCGTCTCGGCCACCGACATCACCGAGCTGGTGGAAAAAGACGCCCAGCTCATTCAGGCCAGCAAAATGAAGACCCTTGGCGAAATGTCCGCCGGCATCGCCCATGAGCTCAACCAGCCCTTAAACGCCATCAAGATGGGCAGCGACTATCTCAAAATGGTGGCCGAGACCGGCGGCCTGCCGTCCCCCGTCGCCCTGGCCGCCGTCACCGGGCAGGTCAGCGAACAGGTGGACCGGGCCGCCGCCATCATCGGCCATCTGCGCGATTTCGGGCGCAAATCCGAGCCCAAGCTCGAGTATGTGGACATCAACGAACCCATCAAGGGCGTTTTCACCATCATCGGCCACGAACTGGCCCTGCAAGGCATTGAGGTGGTCCTGCGTCTGGCCGCCGTCGCGCCCATCAAGGCCCATGCCAACCGCCTGGAGCAGGTGTTTTTCAACCTCGTGGTCAACGCCCGCGACGCCATGACCGGCATCAGCTGCCCAGCCGAACGGCCGCGTCGGCTGACCATCGTCTCGGAAAGCCGCGACGGCCTGGTCGACGTCTCCGTGGCCGACACCGGCTGCGGCATCCCCGAGGCTGCCCGGCGCAAAATTTTTGAACCCTTTTTCACCACCAAACAGACCGGCCAGGGCATGGGACTGGGCCTGGCCATCACCTACGGCATCGTCCGGGATTACGGCGGCGAGATCGAGGTGGAAAGCGCCCCGGAAAAGGGCAGCGTTTTCCGGCTCACCTTCCCCGTGGCCCGCGACAGGGGCGAGCGCGGCCCTTGA
- a CDS encoding proline--tRNA ligase — translation MRLSRYYAPTLKETPAEAEVISHKLLLRAGMIRKLTAGIYTYLPLGLKALNNVAKIVREEMDRAGALEILMPAVQPADLWKESGRWDFYGRELLRFVDRHDRESCLGPTHEEVVTDLVRHEIRSYRQLPVNLYQIQTKFRDEIRPRFGLMRGREFVMKDAYSFDKDDSGADASYWGMYEAYARIFKRLGLKFRAVAADSGAIGGSFSHEFMVLADTGEDTIVACPACDYGANVEKAEAICPPAGDLAPCPAAEKIATPGQHTVEELAAFLKVPVASVIKTLLYVADGKTVAALVRGDRELNEVKFKNLLDAKEDLRLATPEEVTAATGAPVGFAGPVGLSLPVYADRELALANDWVVGANAADAHLLHVDLGRDANVVSYTDLREVAPGDPCPKCGALLDFTKGIEVGHVFKLGLKYSKALNATFLDEAGKEQFMIMGCYGIGVSRIVASAIEQNHDDGGIVFPPTIAPFEAALINLSPKDETACAKADEIYAALTAAGIETLLDDRDERPGVKFKDADLMGHPIQLTLGGKGLARGIVETKDRRTGEKGELPLEGFFEAFAAWRAGVREGWGLE, via the coding sequence ATGCGACTGAGCCGCTACTACGCCCCCACGTTGAAAGAAACCCCGGCCGAGGCCGAGGTCATCAGCCACAAGCTGCTGCTGCGCGCCGGCATGATCCGCAAACTCACGGCCGGCATCTACACCTATCTTCCCCTGGGGCTTAAGGCGCTCAACAACGTCGCCAAGATCGTGCGCGAGGAAATGGACCGGGCCGGGGCGCTGGAAATCCTCATGCCCGCCGTGCAGCCGGCCGATCTCTGGAAGGAGTCCGGCCGCTGGGACTTCTACGGCCGGGAACTGCTGCGCTTCGTTGACCGCCACGACCGGGAATCGTGCCTGGGACCCACCCACGAGGAAGTCGTCACCGACCTCGTGCGCCATGAGATCCGCTCCTACCGCCAGCTGCCGGTCAATCTTTACCAGATACAGACCAAGTTCCGCGACGAGATCCGCCCCCGCTTCGGCCTCATGCGCGGCCGTGAGTTCGTCATGAAGGACGCCTACTCCTTCGACAAGGACGACTCCGGGGCCGACGCCAGCTACTGGGGCATGTACGAAGCCTACGCCCGCATCTTCAAGCGTCTGGGCCTCAAGTTCCGGGCCGTGGCCGCCGACTCCGGGGCTATTGGCGGCTCGTTCTCCCATGAATTCATGGTCCTGGCCGACACCGGCGAGGACACCATCGTGGCCTGCCCGGCCTGCGACTACGGGGCCAACGTCGAAAAGGCCGAAGCCATTTGTCCGCCGGCCGGCGACCTCGCCCCTTGCCCCGCCGCCGAGAAGATCGCCACTCCGGGCCAGCACACGGTCGAGGAATTGGCCGCCTTCCTGAAGGTCCCGGTCGCTTCCGTCATCAAGACGCTGCTCTACGTGGCCGACGGCAAGACCGTGGCCGCGCTGGTGCGCGGCGACCGCGAACTCAACGAAGTGAAATTCAAAAACCTCCTGGACGCCAAGGAAGACCTCCGCCTGGCCACCCCCGAGGAAGTCACGGCCGCCACCGGCGCGCCCGTGGGCTTTGCCGGCCCCGTCGGCCTGTCCCTGCCCGTCTACGCCGACCGGGAGTTGGCCCTGGCAAACGACTGGGTGGTCGGAGCCAACGCCGCCGACGCCCACCTGCTCCACGTGGATCTCGGCCGCGACGCCAACGTCGTTTCCTACACCGACCTGCGCGAGGTCGCCCCGGGCGATCCCTGCCCCAAGTGCGGCGCGCTGCTCGATTTCACCAAGGGCATTGAGGTCGGCCACGTCTTCAAGCTGGGCCTGAAATACTCCAAGGCCCTGAACGCCACCTTCCTGGACGAAGCCGGCAAGGAACAGTTCATGATCATGGGTTGCTACGGCATCGGCGTGTCGCGCATCGTGGCCTCGGCCATCGAACAGAACCACGACGACGGCGGCATCGTCTTCCCGCCTACCATCGCCCCCTTCGAAGCCGCGCTCATCAATTTGAGCCCCAAGGACGAAACCGCCTGCGCCAAGGCCGACGAAATCTACGCCGCCCTGACCGCCGCCGGCATCGAGACGCTCCTCGACGACCGCGACGAACGCCCGGGCGTCAAGTTCAAGGATGCCGACCTCATGGGACACCCCATCCAGCTGACGCTCGGCGGCAAGGGACTGGCCCGGGGCATCGTCGAGACCAAGGACCGCCGCACCGGCGAGAAGGGCGAACTGCCCCTGGAAGGCTTTTTCGAAGCGTTTGCTGCCTGGCGCGCCGGCGTGCGTGAAGGCTGGGGGCTGGAGTAG
- a CDS encoding pyridoxamine 5'-phosphate oxidase family protein, which translates to MNAAAAIRQLLADASLGVLATAGPAGPLTSLMAFAVESPSSLVMATLPDTRKWRNMLADPRISLLVDDRETALDRGSVRALTLAGRHEPGTEAQRQAGFDVLGRRHPHLAGLLARPEIALIRLQVTSYLLLTGPTDAAYLTSLDEASATEAAGQDSGPIPPAPRR; encoded by the coding sequence ATGAACGCCGCAGCCGCCATCCGGCAACTGCTGGCCGACGCCTCCCTGGGCGTTTTGGCCACCGCCGGCCCCGCAGGGCCGCTGACCTCGCTTATGGCCTTTGCCGTCGAAAGCCCGTCGAGCTTGGTCATGGCCACTTTGCCCGACACACGCAAGTGGCGCAATATGCTTGCGGACCCCAGGATTTCGCTGCTTGTCGACGACCGGGAAACGGCCCTGGACCGGGGAAGCGTACGCGCCCTGACCCTGGCCGGCCGCCACGAGCCGGGAACCGAGGCCCAGCGTCAGGCCGGGTTCGATGTCTTGGGCCGTCGCCACCCGCATCTGGCCGGCCTGTTGGCGCGACCGGAAATCGCCCTCATTAGGCTGCAGGTCACGTCCTATCTGCTCCTGACAGGTCCGACCGATGCCGCCTATTTGACCAGCCTCGACGAGGCGTCCGCAACAGAGGCTGCGGGACAGGACAGCGGCCCTATCCCCCCTGCCCCACGCCGGTGA